A portion of the Meriones unguiculatus strain TT.TT164.6M chromosome 11, Bangor_MerUng_6.1, whole genome shotgun sequence genome contains these proteins:
- the Ntmt2 gene encoding N-terminal Xaa-Pro-Lys N-methyltransferase 2: MTVSSSLRKRRLIQSNSQTSFLSPQESLLYPSTMAHLGAHFAFRSRWQKTDDELCRHSMSFILHKAIRNDFFQSYLYLLEKIPLVKLYALTSQVIDGEMQFYARAKLFYQEVPATEEGMMGNFIELSNPDIQASREFLRKFVGGPGRAGTGCALDCGSGIGRVSKHVLLPVFSSVELVDMMEPFLLEAQSYLRVNEDKVENYHCSSLQEFTPRFGSYDVIWIQWVSGYLTDKDLLAFLSRCRDGLKENGVIILKDNVAREGCIFDLSDSSVTRDMDILRSLIRKSGLVVLGQEKQEGFPEQCVPVWMFALHSDRHS, encoded by the exons ATGACAGTCTCAAGTTCTTTGAGGAAGAGAAGACTAATTCAAAGCAACAGCCAGACGAGCTTCCTTTCTCCGCAGGAATCATTATTATACCCCTCCACCATGGCCCACCTGGGAGCCCATTTTGCCTTTAGATCCCGCTGGCAGAAGACTGATGATGAACTCTGTCGACATAGCATGTCCTTTATCCTTCACAAAGCCATCCGCAATGACTTCTTTCAGAGCTATCTCTACCTGCTGGAAAAAATTCCCCTGG TAAAATTGTATGCTTTAACAAGCCAAGTCATTGATGGTGAGATGCAGTTTTATGCCAGAGCCAAGCTTTTCTACCAAGAAGTACCTgccacagaagaaggcatgaTGGGAAATTTCATTGAACTATCTAACCCAGATATCCAGGCCTCTCGTGAATTCCTTAGGAAATTTGTTGGG GGGCCGGGGAGAGCGGGAACTGGCTGCGCCTTGGACTGCGGTTCTGGAATAGGAAGGGTCAGCAAGCACgtcttgttacctgttttcagcAGTGTCGAGTTGGTGGACATGATGGAACCCTTCCTCCTGGAAGCCCAGAGCTACTTGCGGGTTAACGAAGACAAAGTTGAGAATTACCACTGCTCCAGCCTGCAGGAGTTCACGCCCCGCTTCGGGAGCTATGACGTCATCTGGATTCAGTGGGTCTCAG GGTACCTGACTGATAAGGACCTTCTTGCCTTTCTTTCCCGGTGCCGAGATGGCCTGAAAGAAAATGGTGTGATCATACTGAAGGACAATGTCGCACGGGAGGGCTGTATCTTCGACCTGTCTGACAGCAGCGTGACTCGGGATATGGACATCCTTCGAAGCCTGATTAGGAAGAGTGGACTGGTGGTTCTGGGCCAGGAGAAGCAAGAGGGCTTCCCAGAGCAGTGTGTTCCGGTGTGGATGTTTGCGCTGCACAGTGACAGACACTCCTGA